The Microbacterium foliorum genome has a window encoding:
- a CDS encoding ATP-dependent helicase, producing MSALDALDERQREAASVLRGPVAVLAGAGTGKTRVITHRIAHGVDTGAYSPSRVMAVTFTAKAAGELRGRLRALGVEGVAARTFHAAALAQLNFFWPTLAGAPAPSIIDNKVRMLGQAADAMRLRPSTATLRDIASEIEWRKVSMLSVDAHAGLGRSVSGVDTQQLVELQQRYEALKDERHQLDFEDVLLACAGMLEAEPRVAASVHEQYRHFTVDEYQDVSPLQNRLLELWLGDRRDICVVGDASQTIYSFAGAEQRFLLEFGRRHPDATVVRLETNYRSQAPILEAANALMKGRPGALELVPARETFNADAPTVTAYDSEREEAEGIAAAVSARIAAGTSPADIAVLYRAHAQSAALQQALAAEGVATSVLGGTRFFAMPEVRQAILALRAAAVAPTEQGFLPGVQRVLRELGLSDEPPAAGGAQRDGWEARRAILRLAEDAGPDENLRTFSDSLMARAKDQHEPTLRTVTLSTLHAAKGLEWPHVHLAGWAEGALPISYATGFEAIDEERRLAYVGVTRAARTLALSWSRSAGRGERAPSRFLAEMGTTARGTGILREMSPNATRADRRR from the coding sequence GTGAGCGCGCTCGACGCCCTCGACGAACGGCAGCGGGAGGCGGCATCCGTGCTGCGCGGACCCGTCGCGGTGCTCGCGGGGGCCGGCACGGGGAAGACGCGTGTGATCACCCACAGGATCGCCCACGGCGTCGATACCGGTGCGTATTCGCCCTCGCGCGTGATGGCGGTGACGTTCACCGCCAAGGCGGCGGGCGAGCTGCGGGGACGTCTGCGGGCACTGGGTGTCGAGGGCGTCGCCGCGCGCACCTTCCATGCGGCCGCTCTGGCGCAGCTCAACTTCTTCTGGCCCACGCTCGCGGGTGCTCCGGCCCCGTCGATCATCGACAACAAGGTGCGCATGCTGGGGCAGGCCGCCGATGCCATGCGACTGCGCCCGAGCACCGCCACACTGCGCGACATCGCCTCCGAGATCGAATGGCGCAAGGTGTCGATGCTGTCGGTCGACGCGCACGCCGGCCTCGGGCGGTCGGTGAGCGGTGTCGACACGCAGCAGCTGGTCGAGCTGCAGCAGCGCTACGAGGCACTGAAGGACGAACGGCATCAGCTGGATTTCGAGGACGTCCTGCTCGCGTGCGCGGGGATGCTGGAGGCGGAGCCCCGAGTGGCTGCCTCCGTGCACGAGCAGTATCGGCACTTCACGGTCGACGAGTATCAGGACGTGTCGCCGTTGCAGAACCGTCTGCTGGAGCTCTGGCTGGGCGACCGGCGCGACATCTGCGTGGTGGGCGATGCCAGCCAGACTATCTACTCGTTCGCCGGGGCCGAGCAGCGTTTTCTGCTCGAGTTCGGACGCCGGCATCCTGATGCGACGGTCGTCCGCCTCGAGACCAACTACCGGTCGCAGGCGCCGATCCTCGAAGCGGCGAACGCGCTCATGAAGGGCAGGCCGGGTGCGCTCGAGCTCGTCCCCGCGCGCGAGACCTTCAACGCGGATGCCCCCACGGTCACCGCGTACGACTCCGAGCGCGAAGAGGCCGAGGGCATCGCCGCGGCGGTGTCGGCACGGATCGCCGCGGGCACCTCGCCCGCCGACATCGCCGTGCTCTACCGTGCGCACGCGCAGTCCGCCGCGCTGCAGCAGGCGCTCGCCGCCGAGGGTGTCGCGACCTCGGTGCTGGGCGGTACGCGGTTCTTCGCGATGCCCGAGGTGCGACAGGCGATCCTCGCGCTGCGGGCAGCGGCCGTCGCTCCCACCGAGCAGGGGTTCCTCCCGGGGGTCCAGCGTGTCCTGCGCGAACTCGGCCTGAGCGACGAGCCTCCTGCCGCGGGTGGCGCGCAGCGCGACGGCTGGGAGGCGCGACGCGCGATCCTCCGGCTCGCGGAGGATGCCGGGCCCGACGAGAACCTGCGCACGTTCAGCGATTCGCTGATGGCTCGTGCCAAGGACCAGCATGAGCCGACCCTGCGCACCGTCACGCTGTCGACGCTGCACGCCGCGAAGGGGCTCGAATGGCCGCACGTGCACCTCGCGGGGTGGGCCGAGGGGGCGCTGCCGATCTCTTATGCCACCGGATTCGAGGCCATCGATGAAGAGCGACGTCTCGCGTACGTCGGTGTCACGCGAGCCGCGCGTACGCTGGCGCTCTCCTGGTCTCGATCCGCGGGGCGAGGGGAACGAGCGCCGTCGCGGTTCCTCGCAGAGATGGGGACGACGGCACGCGGCACCGGCATTCTTCGTGAAATGTCACCGAACGCCACTCGCGCCGACCGTCGCCGCTGA
- the nudC gene encoding NAD(+) diphosphatase, with protein sequence MTMKTTSLDRAAELRGEPGLIDRLRADRTTRVIATRGGRVRIADGDLDHATLLRVPVEEIVEATWALLGRDPDGHAILLAVLPPEPETVSVDTAPDEMWLGLRDLGARLDPDETELLIEALALGGWLRDAPFCPSCGGGTELRQAGWSRHCLVCGREHFPRTDPAVIVAVESADGERLLLGANANWGGRMYSCFAGFTEAGESLEATVHRELEEESGVRLASLRYVSSQPWPFPRSLMLGFRAVVLDEGDVRPDGEEIIDARWFTREEIGSALAGDGPVGLPGPSSIARALIVSWFEERA encoded by the coding sequence ATGACCATGAAGACCACGTCCCTCGACCGCGCCGCCGAATTGAGGGGCGAGCCCGGCCTCATCGACCGACTCCGTGCCGACCGCACCACCCGAGTGATCGCCACGCGTGGCGGTCGGGTGCGCATCGCGGACGGCGACCTCGATCACGCCACGCTCCTGCGGGTTCCCGTCGAGGAGATCGTCGAGGCCACCTGGGCTCTGCTCGGACGTGACCCCGACGGCCACGCCATCCTGCTGGCCGTCCTGCCGCCCGAGCCCGAGACGGTGAGCGTCGACACGGCCCCGGATGAGATGTGGCTGGGGCTGCGCGATCTGGGTGCCCGTCTCGACCCCGACGAGACCGAGCTGCTCATCGAGGCGCTCGCCCTGGGCGGCTGGCTGCGGGACGCTCCGTTCTGTCCGTCCTGCGGCGGCGGCACCGAGCTCCGACAGGCGGGGTGGTCGAGGCACTGCCTGGTCTGCGGACGCGAGCACTTCCCGCGCACCGATCCTGCCGTCATCGTGGCCGTGGAGAGCGCCGACGGGGAGCGCCTGCTGCTCGGTGCCAACGCGAACTGGGGCGGCCGCATGTACTCCTGCTTCGCGGGGTTCACCGAGGCGGGGGAGTCGCTCGAGGCGACGGTGCACCGTGAGCTCGAGGAGGAGTCCGGCGTCCGGCTCGCCTCGCTGCGCTACGTCTCCTCGCAGCCGTGGCCGTTCCCGCGCTCGCTGATGCTGGGCTTCCGCGCGGTCGTCCTCGATGAGGGCGATGTGCGGCCCGATGGCGAGGAGATCATCGATGCGCGGTGGTTCACCCGCGAGGAGATCGGTTCCGCCCTCGCCGGCGACGGGCCGGTCGGTCTTCCCGGTCCGTCGTCCATCGCCCGCGCCCTGATCGTGTCGTGGTTCGAGGAGCGCGCGTGA